A single genomic interval of Coriobacteriia bacterium harbors:
- a CDS encoding N-acetyl-gamma-glutamyl-phosphate reductase, giving the protein MVDVAVIGAAGYAGIEAVRLVLGHPRLRLTLATSAADEGKPIAAVYPSLAGATELEFSVPDPAAIAQAASLAFLAVPHTAALALVPALIEAGVTVVDMSADYRLRDAAVYEEWYGAQHTSVELLAEAVFGLPELDRTALAGARLVACPGCYPTATTLAALPALESAPVAGSKLIVDAKSGVSGAGRSASAGTHYVAVNESLAPYKVASHRHTPEIEQALSQAAGRALSAVFTPHLVPMSRGLLSTVYIDVAPGFSTSDAVALYAARYAAEPFVHMHAAGTMPSTAEVRGTNRAAVGVAVDERTNTLIAACAIDNLGKGAAGQAVQCANAVLGYPETEGFERPGPVV; this is encoded by the coding sequence ATGGTTGATGTTGCGGTCATAGGTGCGGCCGGTTACGCGGGAATCGAGGCAGTCCGTCTCGTTCTCGGGCATCCGCGGCTGCGCCTGACGCTGGCCACCTCCGCCGCCGATGAGGGCAAGCCGATTGCAGCGGTGTATCCGTCGCTAGCCGGTGCGACCGAGCTGGAGTTCTCAGTGCCCGACCCGGCTGCGATCGCTCAAGCGGCTTCGCTGGCGTTCTTGGCTGTTCCGCATACCGCTGCGCTCGCGCTCGTGCCTGCGCTGATCGAGGCAGGCGTGACCGTCGTCGATATGTCTGCGGACTACCGCCTCAGGGACGCTGCGGTCTACGAAGAGTGGTACGGCGCTCAGCACACGTCGGTCGAGCTGCTGGCTGAGGCGGTCTTCGGACTGCCCGAGCTCGATCGCACCGCACTCGCGGGCGCCCGCCTGGTCGCGTGCCCGGGTTGTTATCCCACTGCCACCACGTTAGCGGCGCTTCCCGCGCTCGAATCGGCGCCTGTCGCCGGCTCAAAGCTGATCGTGGATGCCAAGTCCGGCGTGTCCGGCGCGGGCCGCTCGGCGAGTGCCGGCACGCACTACGTTGCAGTCAACGAGTCGCTGGCTCCGTACAAGGTCGCATCGCACAGGCACACTCCCGAGATCGAACAGGCGCTCAGCCAGGCCGCCGGGCGCGCACTCTCCGCCGTCTTCACGCCTCACCTCGTCCCGATGTCACGCGGGCTGCTCTCGACCGTGTACATCGACGTCGCCCCCGGCTTCAGTACCTCTGACGCCGTTGCGCTCTACGCGGCTCGCTACGCCGCCGAGCCGTTCGTGCACATGCATGCGGCCGGCACCATGCCCTCGACGGCCGAGGTCCGCGGTACCAACCGGGCGGCGGTCGGCGTTGCGGTCGACGAACGCACCAACACGCTCATCGCAGCGTGTGCGATCGACAATCTCGGCAAAGGCGCTGCCGGTCAGGCAGTGCAGTGCGCCAACGCGGTTCTCGGATATCCGGAGACGGAAGGGTTCGAGCGACCCGGGCCCGTCGTCTAG